In Thermobaculum terrenum ATCC BAA-798, one genomic interval encodes:
- a CDS encoding alpha/beta fold hydrolase encodes MSNWQDGYVEGNCIKIHYYRTGDGDKPPVVLAHGFSDDGLCWTPVAKALEADYDVIMVDARGHGLSEAPESGYDPLTQAGDLRAVIEALELYRPAVIGHSMGAATTLVLAGTYPEVPGAIVLEDPPAWWMPGSASGFDPNWQMRMREWIRSLKSKTREQLIEECRQQNPSWPEEELGPWADSKLRLSEKVLNRADPPGIDWEKTARAVRCPALLVTGDNDKGAIVSPEQAEALRSLVPHLWVVHVPGTGHNIRREGFEPFISAVRGFLQRWTESR; translated from the coding sequence ATGAGCAACTGGCAAGACGGCTATGTGGAGGGCAACTGCATCAAGATTCACTACTACCGCACCGGAGATGGAGACAAGCCCCCGGTGGTGCTGGCCCACGGCTTCTCGGACGACGGCCTCTGCTGGACGCCCGTCGCCAAGGCCCTGGAGGCAGACTACGACGTGATCATGGTCGACGCGCGCGGTCATGGGCTGTCCGAGGCGCCCGAGAGCGGGTACGATCCCCTCACACAGGCGGGCGACCTGCGGGCCGTGATCGAGGCCCTAGAGCTCTATCGGCCCGCGGTGATCGGCCACTCGATGGGGGCAGCCACGACGCTCGTGCTCGCCGGGACCTACCCGGAGGTGCCCGGCGCGATCGTGCTGGAGGATCCCCCCGCTTGGTGGATGCCCGGCAGCGCCAGTGGTTTTGACCCCAACTGGCAGATGCGCATGCGGGAGTGGATCAGGAGCCTCAAGAGCAAGACCCGCGAGCAGCTGATCGAGGAGTGCAGGCAGCAGAACCCATCCTGGCCCGAGGAGGAGCTGGGCCCGTGGGCTGACTCAAAGCTGCGGCTCAGCGAAAAGGTGCTCAACCGAGCCGATCCGCCCGGGATAGATTGGGAGAAGACCGCGAGGGCCGTCAGGTGCCCGGCGCTGCTGGTCACGGGCGACAACGATAAGGGAGCGATAGTCTCGCCAGAGCAAGCCGAGGCCCTGCGCTCGCTCGTCCCTCACCTGTGGGTGGTGCACGTCCCGGGCACGGGGCACAACATCCGCCGCGAGGGCTTCGAGCCCTTCATAAGCGCCGTGAGGGGCTTCCTGCAGAGGTGGACGGAGTCCAGGTAG
- a CDS encoding NADPH-dependent FMN reductase, protein MKRILAIPGSLRLGSYNRRLLLEIAKALRGRAEVEIFDLHPIPMYNQDIDVDGGPEVVRDLKRRVVEADAVIFATPEYNGSVPGVLKNAIDWLSRPAGQSVLRNKPVAILGASTGRGATQRAQEHLRFVLSRIGARVFESAQVQMSGAGERFAEDGSLVDEVAQELRAFTDGVLSWLEDEELAQAG, encoded by the coding sequence GTGAAGAGGATCCTAGCTATACCTGGCAGCCTCAGGCTAGGTTCGTATAACAGGCGACTGCTGTTGGAGATCGCCAAGGCCCTGCGCGGCCGCGCCGAGGTGGAGATATTTGACCTCCACCCCATACCGATGTACAACCAAGATATAGACGTCGACGGCGGCCCCGAGGTGGTGCGCGACCTCAAGCGTCGGGTGGTCGAGGCGGACGCCGTGATATTCGCCACCCCGGAGTACAACGGCTCGGTGCCCGGGGTGCTCAAGAACGCGATCGATTGGCTGTCTCGCCCGGCGGGCCAGAGTGTGCTGAGGAACAAGCCCGTCGCCATCCTGGGGGCCAGCACCGGTCGAGGTGCCACCCAGCGCGCGCAGGAGCATCTACGCTTCGTGCTCTCCAGGATCGGCGCGCGGGTGTTCGAGTCGGCGCAGGTCCAGATGTCGGGCGCCGGCGAGCGGTTCGCCGAGGACGGCTCCCTCGTGGACGAGGTCGCCCAGGAGCTACGAGCTTTCACCGACGGCGTCCTAAGCTGGCTGGAGGACGAAGAGCTAGCTCAGGCAGGCTGA